A genomic stretch from Psilocybe cubensis strain MGC-MH-2018 chromosome 1, whole genome shotgun sequence includes:
- a CDS encoding hypothetical protein (Uncharacterized protein YEL023C), whose protein sequence is MHTRARSKTMTSIDEKALSTDSSISDQYPGFPKTTSPRAEGDSGFYDKLEPTIPPTHKHRTVILCFDGTGDQFDDDNSNIVNFFSMLRKDEPEQQMVYYQAGIGTYTIPQIAKPMMAKLHKLMDTMVGVHLDAHVMGGYEFLMQNYKAGDKIFLFGFSRGAYTARALAGMLHKVGLLPRDNHQQVPFAYKMYSREDQRGWEQSAAFKKAFSIDVDIELIGVWDTVGSVGIIPKRLPFTTFNTHVKNFRQALALDEHRVRFKPNFFNRPTHEEMELGLKWNEVHPSVRKSKRKHTLRELERQYTHGQHRTNVEEVWFAGCHCDVGGGAVKNEVRNNLARISLRWMIRECFKLRTGIMFHRDSFKIAGIDPCTLWPHVKDRPDPVTEFSGAPPQKTRDLRILSLNGASATVDDFVNEEEEDLADALSDKNDMLKISKSWWILELIPQKIKFQKDDDSWATRLSINRGRGRVIPKQRLEGVKIHRTVKMRMDLKEEDGKPYIPMARWLPSVEPEWID, encoded by the exons ATGCACACGCGAGCCCGCAGCAAAACTATGACCTCTATCGACGAAAAGGCACTATCTACTGATTCGTCTATAAGCGACCAGTACCCTGGATTCCCTAAAACTACCTCTCCTAGAGCTGAAGGCGACTCTGGATTTTACGATAAACTGGAGCCTACTATTCCCCCTACACACAAACATCGAACTGTCATTCTGTGCTTCGATGGAACAG GCGACCAGTTTGACGATGAC AACTCGAACATCGTAAACTTCTTCTCGATGTTGCGGAAAGACGAACCAGAGCAGCAGATGGTGTATTATCAA GCTGGTATCGGCACATATACAATCCCTCAAATTGCAAAACCTATGATGGCCAAATTGCACAAGCTCATGGACACCATGGTCGGCGTTCATCTCGATGCTCATGTTATGG GAGGCTACGAATTCCTCATGCAAAATT ACAAGGCTGGGGATAAGATATTCCTGTTCG GTTTTTCCAGAGGTGCCT ATACGGCCAGAGCGCTTGCCGGAAT GCTCCATAAG GTCGGGTTACTTCCCAGAGACAACCACCAGCAAGTCCCATTCGCATACAAGATGTATTCTCGTGAAGACCAAAGAGGGTGGGAACAAAGTGCTGCCTTCAAGAAGGCCTTTTCCATTGATGTTGATATCGAGCTAATCGGCGTCTG GGATACTGTTGGGTCTGTCGGTATCATTCCAAAACGCTTACCTTTCACGACATTCAATACGCACGTCAAAAACTTCCGACAAGCTTTGGCTCTTGATGAGCATCGTGTGCGATTCAAACCAAATTTTTTTAATCGTCCTACGCATGAGGAAATGGAGCTGGGGCTGAAATGGAACGAAGTGCATCCATCGGTAAGAAAGTCAAAGCGAAAGCATACCTTACGCGAACTAGAACGACAATACACACATGGACAACATCGTACCAATGTGGAGGAGGTGTGGTTTGCTGGGTGTCATTGCG ATGTTGGAGGAGGCgctgtcaagaatgaggttCGCAATAATCTAGCACGCATCTCGCTGCGCTGGATGATTCGAGAGTGCTTCAAATTGCGCACTGGCATTATGTTTCACCGTGACTCTTTCAAGATAGCGGGCATTGACCCATGCACCCTATGGCCTCATGTAAAAGATCGACCGGATCCAGTGACAGAATTTTCAGGTGCACCCCCGCAGAAAACAAGAGATCTCAGAATTCTAAGTCTCAACGGTGCATCAGCAACTGTCGACGACTTTGTcaacgaggaagaggaagatctGGCGGACGCACTAAGCGATAAGAACGATATGCTTAAGATTTCTAAGTCCTGGTGGATTCTGGAGCTTATACcgcagaaaatcaaattccaAAAGGATGATGACTCTTGGGCTACAAGACTATC GATCAATCGCGGACGCGGACGGGTGATCCCTAAGCAGCGATTAGAGGGAGTGAAGATACACCGCACAGTTAAGATGCGTATGGATCTCAAGGAGGAAGACGGGAAGCCTTATATCCCTATGGCCAGATGGCTTCCATCGGTTGAGCCAGAATGGATTGATtaa
- a CDS encoding Aromatic aminotransferase ISS1, translating into MSTSLGFRVSRGVLSTIAPPIPLAYEWASRYKPSEKRPLLDMSQGVPGVPPPDSVQSALGKAASSPTSFGYTRWDGEPDLRQALVGQMKLVYGSNSDINADDVALTSGCNLAFVATTMSVADAGDEIILPVPWYFNHQMTLTLLGIKTIPLTTRPEDGFTPSVDRCRELITKNTKAIVLVTPNNPTGATYSPTLISEFAALAAEFRVALIVDETYRDFIVTGSPPHTVFSNANSLAWRSTFIHLFSFSKAYCLPGHRLGAIVASPILLRSIKSILDTLQICAPRPIQMALAPLLPELRSFITTTAKQVHARHQLFKSRLPEKWHIGAQGGYYAYVKHPFLYVKATDVSRRLAEQVGVVTLPSSFFLEEKESGDKGDQDRERNDEDWKNVEADVKVEEVDRWIRFSVANIDDHKVVKVCERLGQCGDAFGWKQEDDSAN; encoded by the exons ATGTCGACCTCACTGGGATTTAGAGTTTCGCGTGGTGTATTATCAACAATAGCTCCACC CATTCCTCTTGCTTACGAATGGGCAAGTCGATACAAACCCTCTGAAAAGCGACCCTTACTTGACATGTCTCAAGGAGTTCCCGGAGTTCCCCCACCTGATTCTGTCCAATCTGCATTAGGAAAAGCAGCGTCCTCTCCTACCAGCTTTGGTTATACACGATGGGATGGCGAACCCGACCTACGTCAAGCACTCGTTGGCCAGATGAAACTTGTATATGGCTCGAACTCTGACATCAACGCAGATGACGTAGCTTTGACATCTGGCTGTAATTTGGCGTTTGTAGCGACTACGATGAGTGTGGCAGACGCAGGTGATGAAATTATTCTGCCGGTGCCTTG GTACTTTAACCACCA AATGACTTTGACACTCCTAGGGATTAAGACGATCCCTCTTACAACGCGTCCAGAGGATGGTTTCACCCCTTCTGTTGATCGTTGTCGGGAACTCATCACCAAAAACACCAAGGCCATTGTACTCGTGACTCCAAACAATCCTACAGGTGCCACATATTCTCCAACCCTCATTTCAGAGTTTGCCGCGTTAGCAGCGGAGTTTCGAGTTGCACTCATCGTCGACGAAACATACCGCGATTTTATCGTCACCGGGTCCCCTCCTCACACCGTGTTCTCAAATGCAAACAGCCTTGCGTGGCGAAGCACCTTTATACATCTTTTCTCGTTCTCGAAAGCATACTGTTTACCTGGACACCGCCTGGGTGCCATTGTGGCATCGCCAATCCTCCTTCGTTCTATCAAATCTATTCTGGATACTCTGCAAATTTGCGCTCCACGTCCCATTCAAATGGCACTTGCACCTCTGCTCCCCGAGCTACGGTCTTTTATCACTACCACCGCCAAGCAGGTGCATGCGCGACACCAGCTATTCAAGTCACGGTTACCCGAAAAATGGCATATTGGAGCACAAGGAGGCTATTACGCGTACGTGAAGCACCCGTTCCTGTATGTGAAGGCGACAGATGTCAGCCGGAGACTCGCTGAGCAAGTCGGGGTTGTGACACtaccttcatccttttttttggaggagaaagagagcgGTGACAAGGGTGATCAAGACCGCGAGCGGAACGATGAAGATTGGAAAAATGTAGAAGCCGACGTAAAGGTTGAAGAAGTGGATAGGTGGATACGCTTCTCCGTCGCAAATATAGATGATCATAAAGTGGTCAAAGTGTGCGAGCGATTAGGCCAATGCGGTGATGCCTTTGGCTGGAAGCAAGAAGACGATAGTGCAAACTGA
- a CDS encoding putative exopolygalacturonase C — MHPADLPYVELQPIGWNFATSGSNNLHAFNNKIVAVSDTSANEVLPVQHALRDSYCEGGHGLSIGSLGKGGSVADVQNVLIENIVMKNTLYGARFKSWTGGNGLARNITWKNIAFEGVPFPIYVTQNYWDQGVGPKPNTTSTNNTHIEDFLFQNFVGIVKDVPYVEGSCVSDPCWYSVPGATGKEVVIFDLYPDTAVNIVAKDIFATTETGAPVAVMCNSTTISTDVGFKCWDGLFIRTKAGL, encoded by the exons ATGCATCCTGCTGATTTGCCATATGTTGAACTGCAGCCTATTGGTTGGAACTTCGCTACAAGTGGTTCAAACAACCTCCATGCTTTCAATAATAAGATCGTCGCTGTGTCGGATACTAGC GCCAATGAAGTCCTTCCCGTTCAACAC GCCCTCAGGGATTCGTATTGCGAAGGAGGTCACGGCCTCTCAATTGGATCATTAGGGAAAGGGGGCTCTGTTGCTGATGTTCAAAACGTTTT AATCGAAAATATTGTTATG AAAAACACCTTGTATGGTGCAAGATTTAAGAGCTGGACAGGGGGGAATGGCCTCGCGAGGAA CATCACTTGGAAGAATATTGCCTTTGAAGGAGTGCCGTTTCCT ATATATGTGACACAAAA CTATTGGGATCAAGGA GTTGGTCCCAAACCAAACACGACAAGTACCAACAATACACATATCGAAGACTTTTTATTCCAAAATTTTGTTGGTATAGTAAAAGA TGTTCCATACGTTGAGGGATCCTGTGTAAGCGACCCTTGCTG GTATTCTGTACCTGGAGCTACAGGGAAAGAAGTGGTAATATTTGATTTATATCCTGACACCG CTGTAAACATCGTAGCCAAAGACATTTTTGCTACTACCGAAACGGGTGCGCCTGTTGCAGTTATGTGTAACTCCACGACG ATCTCGACTGATGTCGGATTTAAGTGCTGGGATGGACTTTTCATTAGGACAAAAGCTGGACTCTGA
- a CDS encoding Cholinephosphotransferase 1, with protein MGRYIPQQNLENLKKYAYKGVDKSLLSGYVLNPFWTWFVTLWPLNIAPNTITLTGLSIIFLNFFTLIYYDPCYLTEKDGSPDQGPPQWIYFTWGFSLFAYQTLDAIDGKQARRTGMAGPLGELFDHGCDALNTTLEVILASRALGLGRSWWTVASQIATLANFYLTTWEEYHTGQLYLGYFSGPVEGILMIVAIYIISGFYGPGFWEQGIWTFTRLNHVPLISRLPDLPLNESFMVFGALGLGFNIITSYMNVRRALSLKSKSSSAGHLTHSTTPPLLLLFPFLLTSILQILWLSHPKFNNSYIIDSAAFVPFLCAWGLQFAHMVGRMILAHVTKDKFPVWDWVWVWSFLGGLDANLPLFGMSPIIQRSQKHTTIFVWITLAVSFIAYARFVTLVIGDITEYLGVACFRVQRRDANGVWRDAKEQIQGNGSIPSTPKGKKA; from the exons ATGGGTCGTTATATCCCGCAGCAGAACCTCGAGAATCTTAAGAAATATGCCTACAAGGGTGTTGATAA GTCATTGCTTTCGGGCTACGTTCTTAATCCATTTTGGACTTGGTTCGTCACATTGTGGCCTTTGAACATAGCTCCCAACACG ATCACACTTACCGGCCTATCTATCATCTTCCTAAACTTCTTCACGCTCATCTACTACGACCCATGCTACCTCACAGAAAAAGACGGCTCACCAGACCAAGGACCACCACAATGGATCTACTTCACATGGGGGTTCAGTTTGTTTGCTTATCAGACTTTGGATGCCATCGATGG TAAGCAAGCACGAAGAACAGGAATGGCTGGACCACTTGGGGAGTTGTTTGATCATG GTTGTGACGCGCTGAACACGACT CTCGAAGTGATTCTCGCATCTCGCGCTCTAGGGCTCGGACGAAGCTGGTGGACAGTAGCATCTCAAATTGCCACCCTTGCCAATTTCTACCTCACAACTTGGGAGGAGTATCATACCGGCCAACTGTACTTGGGATATTTCTCTGGCCCTGTGGAAGGAATATTGATGATTGTGGCCATCTATATCATCAGTGGCTTCTACG GTCCTGGCTTTTGGGAACAGGGAATTTGGACATTTACCCGCCTTAACCACGTCCCTCTGATCAGCAGACTCCCAGATCTTCCCCTTAACGAGTCATTTATGGTCTTCGGTGCTCTGGGGCTCGGATTCAACATCATCACGTCCTACATGAACGTCCGACGCGCTCTCTCTCTGAAATCAAAATCCTCATCTGCGGGACATCTAACCCACTCAACTACTCCTCCGCTGCTGCTCCTATTCCCTTTCCTATTGACCTCCATCCTTCAGATCCTCTGGCTCTCCCACCCCAAATTCAACAACTCGTATATCATCGACTCCGCCGCCTTCGTGCCGTTCCTCTGCGCGTGGGGTCTCCAGTTCGCACATATGGTTGGCCGCATGATCTTGGCACACGTTACGAAGGATAAGTTCCCTGTCTGGGactgggtgtgggtgtggagCTTCCTCGGCGGGCTCGACGCCAACCTGCCGTTATTCGGAAT GTCTCCGATTATCCAACGCTCGCAGAAGCACACTACGATCTTTGTGTGGATTACCCTTGCCGTCTCGTTTATCGCGTACGCGCGCTTTGTGACCCTTGTCATTGGCGATATCACGGAGTACTTGGGCGTCGCTTGCTTCAGAGTCCAGCGACGAGATGCCAATGGTGTGTGGCGCGATGCAAAGGAGCAAATTCAAGGAAACGGATCAATTCCAAGCACCCCCAAAGGGAAGAAGGCCTGA
- a CDS encoding Cytosol aminopeptidase: MSHSAYIFPLNHENPTKPLKDIDPAELWAITPQGDKPPKAGTVRTFYNTPSSAVTTVTSLGEAFDSKPGNVKRETVRKSVGNAVKELKALDGLNKVTIDASADPHAAAVAAHLALYNFTLKTSPPSRFNPNLKEPIPEKLSFQPVEESKDWERGVVYAQSQNLARTLMELPANMMTPTLFCERVKKEFEGIPNVEIIVRDEAWALEKNMNVFLSVTHGTSEPAKFLEIHYKGAADKNEQPLAFVGKGITFDSGGISLKPGAGMKLMRGDMGGAATVVSSALAIAKLQLPVNLVVTTPLTENMPGPSATKPGDIIYAMNGKSVEVDNTDAEGRLVLSDAIYYTATEYKPHTLIDVATLTGAVVIALGEVFSGVYATSDKLWSDLHAAGEFEHDRFWRMPLDDEYGPQIHSSNADLQNTGGRPAGSCTAALFLKPFAEGIEAKDGQEPAMKWAHIDIAGSMEARYQSHPLPEHRNDWAPR; encoded by the exons ATGTCACACTCCGCGTATATTTTTCCTTTGAATCACGAAAACCCCACAAAGCCTCTGAAGGACATTGATCCCGCTGAGCTATGGGCAATCACTCCTCAAGGCGACAAACCACCCAAAGCTGGCACCGTCCGTACTTTCTACAACACGCCCTCTTCCGCAGTGACGACTGTCACATCCTTGGGTGAAGCTTTTGATTCCAAGCCAGGCAATGTGAAGCGCGAGACCGTCAGAAAGTCCGTTGGAAATGCAGTCAAGGAATTGAAGGCTTTGGATGGTTTGAACAAGGTCACAATTGACGCATCTGCTGACCCCCATGCTGCTG CTGTCGCTGCACATCTGGCTTTGTATAACTTTACTTTGAAgacttctcctccttcccgATTTAATCCAAACCTAAAAGAACCCATCCCTGAGAAACTCTCATTTCAACCCGTGGAGGAATCCAAGGACTGGGAACGTGGTGTTGTTTACGCCCAATCCCAGAACCTTGCTCGTACT CTCATGGAATTGCCCGCGAACATGATGACACCAACA CTCTTCTGCGAACGCGTCAAGAAAGAATTTGAGGGCATCCCTAACGTCGAGATCATTGTTCGCGACGAAG CCTGGGCACTTGAAAAAAACATG AACGTCTTCTTATCCGTTACCCACGGTACCTCCGAGCCCGCTAAATTCTTGGAAAT CCACTACAAGGGTGCCGCTGATAAGAATGAACAACCTTTGGCCTTTGTTGGAAAAGGTATCACCTTCGATTCCGGAGGTATCAGTCTGAAGCCCGGCGCT GGCATGAAATTAATGCGCGGGGATATGGGTGGTGCCGCGACTGTTGTCTCTTCGGCTCTAGCTATCGCTAAACTCCAGCTCCC CGTCAACCTGGTCGTTACCACTCCTTTGACAGAGAACATGCCTGGGCCCAGCGCTACAAAGCCCGGAGATAT CATTTACGCTATGAATGGTAAATCGGTGGAAGTTGACAATACAGACGCTGAAGGGCGCCTGGTACTTTCTGATGCCATCTATTACACCGCCACTGAATACAAACCTCACACTTTGATCGACGTCGCTACTCTGACTGG AGCTGTGGTGATTGCCCTCGGAGAAGTTTTCTCTGGTGTTTATGCT ACATCTGACAAATTGTGGAGTGACCTGCACGCAGCGGGAGAATTTGAGCACGACCGATTCTGGCGTATGCCTCTCGATGACGAATACGGTCCTCAGATCCACTCCTCTAACGCTGATCTTCAAAAC ACCGGTGGAAGGCCCGCTGGAAGCTGCACCGCTGCATTGTTCTTGAAGCCCTTCGCCGAGGGTATCGAGGCCAAGGATGGCCAAGAGCCTGCCATGAAATGGGCTCATATCGATATCGCTGGAAGCATGGAGGCTC GCTACCAGAGCCACCCCTTACCAGAACATCGGAATGACTGGGCGCCCCGTtag
- a CDS encoding RWD domain-containing protein 2B, which produces MLSESITRQLEELQLIKCSLLPDEELRFIDDNSGWTEALDAYSLDPDSTHRLESPALFSIRLIGYKTWFEVAFSAAGGRGSAVSVKGEDMSRSQQDWWNSFISNKLEEISDSEFPIYQLVSLHLLPLLHEEHERHCGTDNSPLPASAIGRSPVEPYHVLFTSHHLISPNKRRSLQQWSSSLSLTGFAKVGYPGVIYAQGDRQNIEEFVENVKAMQWLALKVRFVEPLQPRECDRTLLDDDSTEGHPRWKEFQKVGKVVEEMRRIGREEYVVEMGIGSTGTK; this is translated from the exons ATGTTATCCGAGTCTATAACGCGCCAACTCGAAGAACTTCAACTCATTAAATGTTCATTGCTTCCTGATGAAGAACTCAGATTTATCGACGACAATTCTGGATGGACCGAAGCGTTAGATGCATATTCCCTAGATCCAGATTCTACTCACCGCCTGGAATCCCCAGCGCTCTTCAGCATACGTCTTATTGGCTATAAAACATGGTTTGAAGTTGCGTTTTCTGCCGCAGGGGGGAGAGGGAGTGCTGTATCTGTCAAGGGCGAGGATATGTCGCGCTCCCAACAAGACTGGTGGAACTCTTTCATTTCCAACAAATTGGAGGAAATCTCAGACTCGGA GTTCCCAATTTATCAACTCGTCTCCTTACATTTGCTTCCGCTACTGCACGAAGAACACGAACGTCATTGCGGCACTGACAACTCTCCCTTACCAGCATCTGCTATAGGGCGGTCTCCTGTCGAACCCTACCATGTCCTGTTCACATCTCATCACCTAATATCCCCTAATAAACGACGTTCTTTACAACAGTGGTCATCCTCCTTGTCTCTGACTGGCTTTGCCAAAGTGGGCTACCCTGGCGTTATCTACGCTCAAGGAGATCGCCAGAACATCGAAGAGTTTGTTGAGAATGTCAAGGCCATGCAATGGCTTGCTTTGAAAGTGCGATTTGTCGAACCTCTGCAGCCACGCGAATGCGATCGGACACtgcttgatgatgattcaaCGGAAGGGCACCCTCGCTGGAAAGAGTTTCAAAAAGTTGGCAAAGTTGTTGAGGAAATGAGGAGAATTGGCAGAGAAGAGTATGTTGTTGAGATGGGAATTGGAAGTACTGGCACAAAATGA
- a CDS encoding Cytochrome c oxidase subunit 6 encodes MRSQIVSTVLRTAARPSLATRSARPTAFALRAASGHAQESFESFSERYVEFFKNAEDLFEVQRGLNNCFAHDLVPSPAVVEAAVRAARRVNDYATAIRVFEGVKEKVENKSQYEAYVQELKPLREELGLVLKEELYSS; translated from the exons ATGCGCTCCCAAATCGTCTCCACCGTCCTCCGCACCGCCGCTCGCCCTTCTCTCGCCACCAGGAGTGCGCGTCCTACCGCCTTCGCTCTTCGTGCTGCCAGTGGTCACGCCCAGGAGTCCTTTGAGTCGTTCTCGGAACGCTACGTCGAGTTTTTCAAAAATGCGGAAGACCTTTTCGAGGTCCAGCGTGGACTCAACAACTGCTTCGCCCACGATCTCGTTCCATCTCCCGCCGTCGTTGAGGCCGCTGTCCGCGCTGCCCGACGTGTGAACGACTACGCGACCGCTATTCGCGTCTTTGAGGGTGTTAAGGAGAAGGTTGAAAACAAGTCGCAGTATGAGGCTTACGTCCAGGAGCTGAAACCTTTGCGAGAGGAGCTCG GTCTCGTGTTGAAGGAGGAGTTGTACTCTTCATAA
- a CDS encoding putative exopolygalacturonase C: MIPLTFQILIQFLSCAIGVYAWNTFTVPHISGKDDTPALLAALPKFSTNSTILFKEGITYNIFTPLTFPILNNVEVVIEGNLTYPSDIPTIQGVLGVMVGLD; this comes from the exons ATGATCCCACTTACCTTTCAGATACTCATACAGTTCCTCTCCTGCGCTATCGGAGTTTACGCATGGAACACATTCACTGTTCCACATATCTCTGGGAAAGATGACACCCCAGCACTGCTTGCCGCTCTTCCAAAGTTTTCCACCAATTCAACCATTCTTTTCAAAGAGGGCATCACCTACAACATATTCACACCATTGACCTTCCCAATCCTTAACAATGTTGAGGTTGTCATTGAAGGGAACCTGACATATCCTTCTGATATTCCGACAATCCAAG GCGTTCTCGGGGTCATGGTGGGTCTCGACTAG